The Ciconia boyciana chromosome 2, ASM3463844v1, whole genome shotgun sequence genome has a segment encoding these proteins:
- the LOC140646968 gene encoding sodium-dependent neutral amino acid transporter B(0)AT1-like, whose amino-acid sequence MVKLQLPNPGLEDRIPSHAELEVLEKEEADSRPKWDNKAQYMLTCVGFCVGLGNVWRFPYLCQSHGGGAFMIPFLILLVLEGIPLLHLEFAIGQRLRKGSVGVWSSIHPTLKGVGIAAMFVSFLVGLYYNTIIAWVMWYFFNSFQEPLPWSSCPLNDNRTDYIEECAKSSPVDYFWYRETLNISTSIDNSGTIQWWLLLCLTCAWGVLYVCTIRGIETTGKAVYVTSTLPYLVLTIFLIRGLTLKGSTNGIVYLFTPNVTELANPVTWLDAGAQVFYSFSLAFGGLISFSSYNSIHNNCEKDALIISVINGFTSVYAATVIYSIIGFRATERYDDCFDRNILTLMNAFDLPEGNVTQDNFEQMQQLCNMTNPAIFASLKFESCNLESFLTDGVEGTGLAFIVFTEAITKMPVSPLWSILFFIMLFCLGLSSMFGNMEGVLVPLQDLQVIPPKVPKELVTGLICVGSYLIAFIFVLKSGNYWLALFDSFAGSIPLLIIAFFEMFSVVYIYGIDRFNKDIEFMIGHKPNIFWQVTWRVISPLIMLVIFFFYFVVKVNEELLYSVWDPNYEEFPRTQKTEYPSWVYAIIVILAGVPSLVIPVFAIYKAIRNCCQKKNDHTGLMISTSETSVNGNLKYSA is encoded by the exons atggtGAAGCTACAGTTGCCCAATCCTGGCCTGGAGGACAGGATACCTTCCCATGCAGAACTTGAGGTCCTtgagaaagaagaggcagaCTCCAGACCAAAATGGGATAACAAGGCTCAGTATATGCTGACGTGCGTAGGGTTTTGTGTGGGCTTAGGAAATGTGTGGCGGTTTCCGTATCTCTGTCAGAGCCACGGAGGAG GAGCCTTCATGATCCCTTTCCTGATTTTGCTAGTCCTGGAGGGTATCCCCCTGCTTCATCTTGAGTTTGCCATTGGTCAAAGGCTGAGGAAAGGCAGTGTGGGTGTCTGGAGCTCTATCCACCCTACCCTGAAAGGGGTTG gcataGCGGCAATGTTTGTATCCTTCCTGGTGGGTTTATATTATAATACCATTATTGCCTGGGTAATGTGGTATTTCTTCAACTCCTTCCAAGAGCCCCTGCCTTGGAGTAGCTGTCCTCTCAATGACAACAGAACAG ATTACATAGAAGAGTGTGCCAAGAGCTCTCCTGTGGATTATTTCTGGTACAGAGAAACATTAAACATCTCCACTTCCATTGACAATTCAGGCACTATACAGTGGTGGCTTTTGTTATGTTTAACATGCGCATGGGGTGTACTGTACGTGTGCACAATCAGAGGCATCGAAACAACGGGAAAG GCTGTGTATGTAACATCAACTCTTCCATACCTTGTCCTTACCATTTTTCTAATCCGTGGCTTGACGCTGAAAGGATCAACCAATGGAATTGTGTATCTCTTCACTCCTAAT GTTACTGAGCTGGCTAACCCAGTGACATGGCTGGACGCGGGTGCTCAGGTGTTCTACTCTTTCTCCCTGGCCTTTGGAGGCCTCATTTCATTCTCCAGTTACAACTCTATTCA CAATAACTGTGAGAAAGATGCCCTGATTATCTCAGTGATTAATGGTTTCACATCCGTCTATGCAGCAACTGTCATATACTCCATCATTGGATTCAGAGCCACAGAAAGATACGATGACTGTTTTGACAG aaatattcttACTCTGATGAATGCATTTGATCTGCCAGAAGGTAATGTAACCCAAGATAACTTTGAACAAATGCAGCAGCTATGTAACATGACCAATCCGGCGATTTTTGCAAGCCTGAAGTTTGAATCCTGTAATCTGGAAAGTTTCCTGACTGAT GGAGTTGAAGGAACTGGCCTAGCCTTTATTGTCTTCACTGAAGCTATCACCAAAATGCCTGTCTCACCTTTGTGGTCCATTCTCTTCTTCATCATGCTCTTCTGCTTGGGTTTGTCATCTATGTTTGGAAATATGGAAGGTGTGCTTGTACCTTTGCAAGATCTCCAGGTTATACCCCCCAAAGTGCCTAAGGAACTTGTTACTG GTCTCATTTGCGTGGGGTCTTACTTGatagctttcatttttgtgcTGAAGTCTGGTAATTACTGGCTGGCTCTATTTGACAGTTTTGCTGGCTCTATTCCTTTGctaataattgcattttttgaGATGTTTTCAGTCGTCTACATTTATGGAATAGACAG GTTTAACAAGGATATTGAGTTCATGATTGGACACAAGCCCAATATTTTCTGGCAGGTTACCTGGAGAGTTATCAGTCCTCTCATTATGTTAGTTatcttcttcttttattttgtggtGAAAGTCAATGAAGAACTGCTCTACAGTGTTTGGGACCCTAACTAT GAGGAGTTCCCCAGAACACAGAAGACTGAATACCCCAGTTGGGTGTATGCTATTATTGTAATCCTCGCTGGAGTGCCTAGTTTGGTCATCCCTGTCTTTGCCATCTACAAAGCCATCAGAAAttgctgtcagaaaaaaaatgatcatACGGGCCTTATGATCTCCACATCTGAGACTTCTGTTAATGGAAACTTAAAGTATTCAGcataa